From Bradyrhizobium sp. NDS-1, the proteins below share one genomic window:
- the ppa gene encoding inorganic diphosphatase has translation MRIDAISIGKNVPHEVNVVIEVPVGGEPIKYEMDKEAGTLVVDRFLYTPMRYPGNYGFIPHTLSDDGDPCDVLIINTRAIIPGAVMSVRPVGVLFMEDEAGGDEKILAVPSSKLTQRYDKVKSYSDLPDITLQQIQHFFEHYKDLEKGKWVKILRWGGPEDAHKLILEGMDRENKKKA, from the coding sequence ATGCGTATCGATGCGATCTCGATCGGGAAAAACGTACCACACGAAGTCAACGTCGTCATCGAAGTCCCCGTGGGTGGCGAACCGATCAAATACGAGATGGACAAGGAGGCCGGCACGCTGGTGGTCGATCGCTTCCTCTACACGCCGATGCGTTACCCCGGTAACTACGGCTTCATTCCGCACACTCTGTCGGATGACGGCGACCCCTGCGACGTCCTGATCATCAACACCCGCGCCATCATCCCCGGCGCCGTCATGAGCGTGCGCCCGGTCGGCGTGCTGTTCATGGAGGACGAGGCCGGCGGCGACGAGAAGATTCTGGCGGTGCCATCGTCGAAGCTCACGCAGCGCTATGACAAGGTGAAGTCGTACTCCGACCTGCCCGACATCACGCTGCAGCAGATCCAGCACTTCTTCGAGCACTACAAGGATCTCGAGAAGGGCAAATGGGTGAAGATCCTGCGCTGGGGTGGCCCGGAGGATGCACACAAGCTGATCCTCGAAGGCATGGATCGCGAGAACAAGAAGAAGGCCTGA
- a CDS encoding GNAT family N-acetyltransferase yields MSTTLIEVRPAKAADATAVASTHDEAWRSAYQGIIPGAELEKLINRRGPQWWDSAIRKGSRVSVLVFGDKIAGYANYGRNRARSLHFDGEVYELYLRPEFQGLGFGRRLFTAARRDLMQSGLKSMVVWALSDNDPATEFYRALGGRMVARSSERFGPKSLDKVAFAWTN; encoded by the coding sequence ATGAGCACAACCCTGATCGAGGTCCGGCCGGCCAAAGCTGCAGATGCAACTGCGGTGGCGTCCACGCATGACGAAGCCTGGCGCTCCGCCTATCAGGGCATCATTCCCGGCGCCGAGCTGGAAAAGCTCATCAACCGCCGTGGCCCGCAATGGTGGGACAGCGCAATCCGCAAGGGCAGCCGCGTCAGCGTACTCGTGTTCGGCGACAAGATCGCGGGTTACGCCAATTACGGTCGCAACCGCGCCCGCAGTCTGCACTTCGACGGCGAGGTCTACGAGCTCTATCTGCGTCCGGAATTCCAGGGCCTCGGTTTCGGCCGTCGCCTGTTCACCGCCGCCCGCCGCGACCTGATGCAGAGCGGGCTGAAGAGCATGGTGGTGTGGGCGCTCTCGGACAACGACCCGGCGACCGAGTTCTACCGGGCCCTGGGGGGCCGTATGGTGGCACGCTCGTCAGAGCGTTTCGGGCCGAAGTCGCTCGACAAGGTTGCCTTCGCTTGGACCAATTGA